One segment of Tamlana crocina DNA contains the following:
- a CDS encoding sugar porter family MFS transporter, whose protein sequence is MNKTKFNFTYLLFLALVSAMGGFLFGYDWVVIGGAKPFYELYFDITSEPTLQGWAMSSALIGCIFGAVLSGIVADKFGRKIPLILAALLFIVSAFGTGYVDNFTPFIIYRLIGGLGIGLASTLSPMYIAEIAPAKYRGQFVAINQLTLVIGILAAQVANYFIAEAIPENSTPEMILNSWNGQTGWRWMFWAELVSATLFFVLMFVVPKSPRFLVKINQGETAKKVLAKIGGEFYAQEELNSIKLTLKQSGHPKVNIADLKSAKIKPILVIGIVLAIFQQWCGINIIFNYAEEIFTAAGYSVGDMLFNIVITGSVNLIFTLIAMRTVDSWGRRKLMLLGSIGLGVVYLILGGAYFFQFTGWPVLLLVITAIAIYAMSLAPITWVVLSEIFPNKIRGVAMSIATFSLWVASFVLTFTFPILNDALGASGTFWVYSIICIAGFLFIKSKLPETKGKSLEEIELELTKDKE, encoded by the coding sequence ATGAATAAAACAAAATTTAATTTTACTTATTTATTATTTCTAGCACTTGTATCTGCTATGGGCGGTTTCCTGTTCGGTTATGACTGGGTAGTGATAGGAGGAGCCAAGCCGTTTTACGAACTTTATTTCGATATTACATCAGAGCCAACCTTACAAGGGTGGGCGATGAGTAGTGCGCTTATTGGTTGTATTTTTGGAGCAGTATTATCGGGAATTGTGGCCGATAAATTTGGGAGAAAGATACCGTTAATTTTAGCAGCTTTATTGTTTATTGTTTCTGCCTTTGGAACCGGTTATGTTGATAATTTTACGCCTTTTATAATTTATAGATTGATAGGAGGTTTAGGTATTGGTTTGGCTTCTACATTATCGCCCATGTATATTGCAGAAATTGCTCCTGCAAAATATAGAGGCCAGTTTGTGGCTATCAATCAACTCACACTGGTAATTGGGATTTTGGCCGCACAAGTGGCGAATTACTTTATTGCCGAAGCCATTCCTGAAAATAGTACGCCCGAAATGATTTTAAATTCTTGGAACGGACAAACTGGTTGGCGCTGGATGTTTTGGGCAGAGTTAGTGTCGGCTACCTTGTTTTTTGTTTTAATGTTTGTTGTTCCAAAGAGTCCAAGATTTTTAGTAAAGATTAATCAGGGTGAAACAGCTAAAAAAGTGTTGGCAAAAATAGGAGGAGAGTTCTATGCTCAAGAAGAATTGAATAGCATCAAGTTGACCTTGAAACAGAGCGGACATCCGAAAGTTAATATAGCAGATTTAAAATCGGCTAAAATAAAACCCATTTTGGTAATCGGTATAGTACTGGCAATATTTCAGCAGTGGTGTGGCATTAACATCATTTTTAATTATGCCGAGGAAATTTTTACGGCTGCGGGTTATAGTGTAGGGGATATGCTATTTAACATAGTGATTACCGGAAGCGTTAATTTAATTTTCACATTAATTGCCATGCGAACTGTTGATAGCTGGGGACGTAGAAAACTCATGCTATTGGGCTCTATAGGCTTGGGTGTGGTATATCTTATTTTGGGTGGTGCTTACTTTTTCCAGTTTACGGGATGGCCGGTATTGTTGTTGGTGATTACTGCCATAGCAATATACGCCATGTCTTTAGCTCCAATTACATGGGTTGTGCTTTCCGAAATTTTCCCGAATAAAATTAGAGGGGTTGCCATGTCTATTGCTACGTTTTCTTTATGGGTAGCGTCGTTTGTTTTAACCTTTACATTCCCAATTTTAAATGATGCTTTAGGAGCTTCAGGGACGTTCTGGGTATATAGTATAATATGTATTGCTGGATTCTTATTTATTAAGTCGAAGTTGCCAGAAACAAAAGGGAAAAGTCTTGAAGAAATAGAACTAGAATTGACTAAAGATAAAGAATAA
- a CDS encoding SGNH/GDSL hydrolase family protein, translating into MKKVFSTWLLLGVFLFCYACKSYAQDIANETIEDCPHSAHYLDSLKTELKVKWPNNRTINLVFHGHSVPTGYTTRGVLDRINAYPYRTLKKVNDFYPYSVVNTITTSIGGEQAEQGAKRFKEEVLIYKPDVLFIDYALNDRKMGVERAKVAWEQMIKEALEYGTKVILLTPTPDTKEDIASNESPLAKHSELIRDLANKYKVGLVDSYALFKKLAETEPLEGYMSQSNHINMKGHQFVADAIFEYFKNLNCETN; encoded by the coding sequence ATGAAAAAAGTATTTAGTACTTGGTTACTTTTAGGTGTGTTTTTATTCTGTTATGCCTGTAAGTCTTATGCTCAGGATATAGCCAATGAGACGATTGAAGATTGTCCTCATTCAGCACATTATTTAGATAGCTTAAAAACCGAACTTAAAGTAAAATGGCCAAATAACCGCACTATCAATTTGGTGTTTCATGGGCATTCGGTACCTACGGGATATACCACAAGAGGTGTTTTGGATAGGATAAATGCTTACCCGTATCGCACACTAAAAAAGGTAAATGACTTTTATCCTTATTCTGTGGTAAATACTATAACCACTTCTATTGGAGGGGAACAGGCAGAACAAGGCGCTAAGCGTTTTAAAGAGGAAGTTTTAATTTATAAACCAGATGTGCTGTTTATCGATTATGCCCTTAACGATAGAAAAATGGGTGTGGAACGCGCAAAAGTGGCTTGGGAACAAATGATAAAGGAGGCTTTGGAATATGGCACTAAAGTGATTTTATTGACACCTACACCTGATACTAAAGAAGATATTGCATCCAATGAATCGCCGCTAGCAAAGCATAGTGAACTTATTCGCGATTTAGCTAATAAATATAAAGTAGGCTTGGTAGATAGCTATGCTTTATTTAAAAAATTGGCAGAAACTGAACCTTTGGAAGGCTACATGTCCCAAAGTAATCATATCAACATGAAAGGTCACCAATTTGTTGCGGATGCCATTTTCGAATATTTCAAAAACTTGAATTGTGAAACCAATTAA
- a CDS encoding glycoside hydrolase family 2 TIM barrel-domain containing protein translates to MKTFRKHIILFLIASSFILHNCKSDETAYVDLSGTWSFKIDSLDQGEKEKWFKLNLGDSIKLPGSMPENGKGNDISVKTNWTGNMWNDSLWYKSEEMKKYRQEGNVKVSFWLTPVKDYKGAAWYQKRIAIPQSWEGKNIVLNLERVHWESTVWIDDKKLEMQNSLATAHHYNLGELAAGEHTVSIRVDNRIKDINVGLDAHSISDNTQTNWNGIVGEISLSAVPKLSIGNVKLYPNVSDKTVRVVARIENGTGKNQTAELVLQAKEKSENGEALEVLKESIEIGDSKIIELEYPMGDAPKLWDEFNPDLYEMHLSLNSEESVDKRVETFGMRDFKATGTVFTINDRPLYLRGTLECAIFPLTGYPPTDVDSWKRIISIVKNHGLNHIRFHSWCPPEAAFQVADEMGIYIQAEASAWKAGLGDGEPVDTWLYKEGEDIINAYGNHPSFVLMTYGNEPSGKNHKQYLTKYVNHFKALDNRRLYTSGAGYPYLENMDYYNNARPRIQGWNQNLKSVINKEAPQTLFDYEHLIKQTPMPYVSHEMGQWCVYPNFKEMSKYTGVLKPKNFEIFKESLEENGMLKLADSFLLASGKLQTLCYKADIEAALRTKGMAGYQLLDLHDFPGQGTALVGVLDVFWDEKGYVTPEEFKAFSGSTVPLARLSKRTFQNIDTLTAEIEIAHFGEYPMNEVIPKWELTKTDGSVFSKGEFEKIDIPIGNGIQLGKVNQPLNTITKAQQLILSIMVGDAKNSWDVWVYPSKKENIENESSIKVVTKLDAKTISYLENGGNVLLNINKGDIAPEKGGNIGIGFSSIFWNTSWTNEQKPHTLGILCNPEHPALAHFPTEYHSNWQWWDAMSHSNAIIFDDIPELNPIVRVVDDWFKNRKLALIFEAQVGKGKLIFSGIDLHTDIENRLEAQQLLYSLKTYMTSNDFNPKSELNISQLKALLTY, encoded by the coding sequence ATGAAGACTTTCAGAAAGCATATCATTCTTTTTTTAATCGCATCAAGCTTCATTTTGCATAATTGCAAAAGTGATGAAACTGCTTATGTCGATTTGTCTGGCACGTGGAGTTTTAAAATTGATTCGCTAGACCAAGGTGAAAAAGAAAAGTGGTTCAAATTGAATTTAGGGGACAGCATTAAATTACCCGGTTCAATGCCCGAAAATGGTAAGGGTAATGATATATCGGTTAAAACCAACTGGACGGGCAACATGTGGAATGATAGCCTATGGTATAAATCTGAAGAGATGAAAAAGTACCGACAAGAAGGCAACGTAAAAGTATCGTTTTGGTTAACGCCTGTTAAAGATTATAAAGGGGCTGCTTGGTATCAGAAAAGAATAGCCATTCCACAATCTTGGGAAGGCAAAAACATTGTCTTAAATCTGGAACGTGTGCATTGGGAATCTACCGTTTGGATAGATGACAAGAAACTGGAAATGCAGAATAGTCTGGCCACTGCTCATCACTATAATTTAGGCGAATTAGCAGCAGGAGAACATACTGTTTCCATTCGAGTAGACAACCGAATTAAAGATATCAATGTTGGTTTAGACGCCCATAGTATTTCAGACAACACCCAAACCAATTGGAATGGCATTGTTGGTGAAATATCACTTTCTGCGGTTCCTAAATTGTCTATCGGAAATGTGAAATTATATCCTAACGTCTCTGATAAAACCGTTAGAGTTGTAGCTAGAATTGAAAACGGAACAGGTAAGAACCAAACCGCAGAATTAGTACTTCAAGCCAAAGAAAAATCGGAAAATGGGGAAGCTCTTGAGGTTTTGAAAGAATCAATAGAAATAGGTGATTCCAAAATAATAGAGTTGGAGTACCCAATGGGTGATGCCCCCAAACTATGGGATGAATTTAATCCTGATTTATATGAGATGCACCTGTCTTTAAATTCCGAAGAAAGTGTAGACAAAAGGGTTGAAACTTTCGGCATGCGTGACTTTAAGGCAACTGGAACAGTTTTTACTATTAATGACCGGCCCCTATACCTTAGAGGAACTCTAGAATGTGCCATTTTCCCATTAACGGGATATCCGCCTACAGATGTTGATTCTTGGAAACGGATAATTAGTATTGTTAAAAATCACGGTCTAAACCATATTCGTTTTCATTCTTGGTGTCCACCCGAAGCTGCATTTCAGGTTGCAGATGAAATGGGTATATATATTCAAGCGGAAGCATCAGCTTGGAAAGCGGGTTTAGGAGATGGAGAGCCTGTGGATACATGGTTGTACAAAGAAGGTGAGGATATCATTAACGCTTACGGAAACCATCCGTCGTTTGTGCTAATGACTTATGGTAATGAGCCAAGTGGAAAAAACCATAAGCAGTATTTAACAAAGTATGTCAATCATTTTAAAGCATTAGATAACCGCAGATTATACACAAGTGGCGCTGGGTATCCGTACTTAGAAAATATGGATTATTATAACAACGCTAGGCCTAGAATTCAAGGATGGAATCAAAATTTAAAAAGTGTTATTAACAAAGAGGCCCCACAAACCTTATTTGATTATGAGCACTTAATTAAGCAAACACCTATGCCTTACGTAAGCCATGAAATGGGGCAATGGTGTGTGTACCCCAACTTTAAGGAAATGTCGAAATATACAGGGGTTTTAAAACCTAAAAACTTTGAAATTTTTAAGGAATCCTTGGAGGAGAACGGTATGTTAAAATTAGCAGACAGCTTTTTATTGGCATCGGGCAAATTACAAACACTTTGTTACAAAGCAGATATTGAAGCAGCTCTGCGAACCAAAGGAATGGCAGGCTATCAGTTATTGGATTTACATGATTTTCCTGGTCAAGGTACTGCACTAGTGGGCGTTTTAGATGTATTTTGGGATGAAAAAGGATACGTCACTCCTGAAGAATTTAAAGCCTTTAGCGGAAGTACGGTTCCGTTGGCACGTTTATCAAAACGAACATTTCAAAATATAGATACGCTAACCGCTGAAATTGAAATTGCCCATTTTGGAGAGTATCCTATGAATGAAGTGATTCCTAAATGGGAATTAACTAAAACAGATGGTAGTGTGTTCTCTAAAGGAGAATTCGAAAAAATAGATATTCCCATAGGAAATGGTATTCAATTAGGAAAGGTTAATCAACCCTTAAATACCATTACCAAGGCTCAACAACTTATCTTAAGCATTATGGTGGGTGACGCCAAAAATAGTTGGGATGTTTGGGTGTATCCTTCTAAAAAGGAGAATATTGAAAATGAGTCATCTATTAAAGTTGTAACTAAATTGGATGCAAAAACTATCAGTTATTTAGAGAATGGTGGTAATGTACTTTTAAATATCAACAAAGGAGATATAGCTCCAGAAAAAGGAGGAAATATAGGTATTGGTTTTTCAAGTATTTTTTGGAATACCTCATGGACCAATGAACAGAAACCACATACATTAGGAATTCTATGCAATCCAGAACATCCTGCATTAGCTCATTTCCCAACGGAGTACCATTCTAATTGGCAATGGTGGGATGCTATGAGCCATTCCAACGCAATCATTTTTGATGATATACCAGAATTGAATCCTATTGTTAGGGTTGTTGACGACTGGTTTAAAAATAGAAAACTCGCTTTAATTTTTGAAGCTCAAGTAGGGAAAGGAAAGCTAATTTTTTCTGGAATTGACCTGCATACTGATATAGAAAATAGACTAGAAGCACAACAGCTTTTATACAGTCTAAAAACATATATGACCAGTAATGATTTTAATCCTAAAAGTGAATTGAATATTAGTCAACTAAAAGCGCTATTAACCTATTAG
- a CDS encoding DUF5107 domain-containing protein → MKTVNAWHEKVTIPTYEVGTPEKYPVFLEKRVYQASSGSVYPHPVIEKISDEKVDKEWDAIFIENDYIKLMILPALGGRIQRAYDKIRKRDFVYYNHVIKPALVGLTGPWISGGIEFNWPQHHRPSTYDPTDFYIEDNEDGSKTVWVSELERMFRTKGMAGFTLHPDKAYIEIKAHLYNRTPHPQTFLWWANPAVAVNDHYQSVFPPDVNAVFDHGKRDVSEFPIAKGEYYKVDYSPGTDISRYKNIPVPTSYMAITSKYDFVGGYENDSKGGLLHVADHNVSPGKKQWTWGNGEFGKAWDRNLTDEDGPYIELMCGVYTDNQPDFSWMHPYEEKSFKQYFMPYYNVGVVKNATKEALVNLEMVDGKAQVKVYVTSTYNNCVITLSANGKVLHEEVLNLSPEVGFEELIDIGSNTFDDLQISVNDSAGKVLVAWEPDKDLSDEIPEPAKAAKDPKDIETIEGLYLRGLHLEQYRHATFVATDYYEEALRRSPKDVRINNAMGLWFMRKGQLEKSISYFDTAIETLTSHNPNPYDGEPYFNKGMALSYLGKKEEAYASFFKACWNAQWQDAGYFNLAQIDCSRGDLEKAMDLVDRALIKNWHNHKARHLKVILLRKTGKIEQAKQLIKDSLTIDKFNFGVLYERYILSNAQEDLEAFKTIIRNYAHNYIEFSLDYAMAGQFDEAVALLKVHTDANNEVYPMVYYFMGWYLDQKGDNSKALEAYKKASQMPDTYCFPNKIEEVKALESACKANPTDAKAFYYLGNFWYANRQYEEAQDCWETSVKLDDSFAITHRNLALLYYNKTNQKELAVTHLEKAFELDSTDARLLMELDQLYKKINVPVDKRLALLEEHIDLTNSRDDLYLERIALYNLKGDFEKAKALIDKRQFHPWEGGEGKVPFQYLTSNIELAKQYISIKNYEGAIELLIQSKDYPHNLGEGKLHGTVENDIDYWLGCAYEGLGNAEQAKAYFELASEGLSDPSPAIFYNDQQPDKIFYQGLALQKLGRNDEANKRFDNLLNYGQEHINDNVKLDYFAISLPDLLIWEEDLNVINKIHCNYMIGLGQLGKGNDAEATEAFTKVIDTNLSHIPAQIHQALVGVKS, encoded by the coding sequence ATGAAGACAGTAAACGCTTGGCACGAGAAAGTAACCATTCCTACCTATGAAGTAGGAACACCAGAGAAATACCCGGTTTTTTTAGAAAAACGAGTATATCAGGCAAGTAGTGGTTCTGTTTATCCACATCCCGTTATTGAAAAAATCAGTGATGAGAAGGTAGATAAAGAATGGGATGCTATTTTTATTGAAAATGATTATATCAAATTAATGATTTTACCGGCTTTGGGAGGCAGAATCCAAAGAGCTTATGATAAGATTCGTAAACGAGATTTTGTTTATTATAATCATGTTATAAAACCAGCTTTGGTGGGGTTAACAGGACCTTGGATTTCTGGCGGTATTGAATTTAACTGGCCTCAGCATCACCGTCCAAGCACATACGATCCAACAGATTTTTATATAGAAGACAATGAAGATGGTAGTAAAACCGTTTGGGTTAGTGAATTAGAGCGTATGTTCCGAACCAAAGGAATGGCTGGTTTTACCTTGCATCCAGATAAGGCTTACATTGAAATTAAAGCCCATTTATACAACAGAACACCGCATCCACAAACTTTCTTATGGTGGGCAAATCCTGCGGTGGCGGTTAACGACCATTACCAATCTGTGTTTCCACCAGATGTAAATGCTGTATTTGACCATGGTAAGCGTGATGTATCGGAATTTCCAATTGCCAAAGGCGAATATTATAAAGTAGATTATTCACCAGGAACCGATATATCTAGATATAAGAATATCCCAGTACCAACAAGTTATATGGCCATCACCTCTAAATACGATTTTGTTGGTGGTTATGAAAATGATTCAAAAGGTGGATTGCTACATGTTGCAGACCATAACGTTTCTCCAGGGAAAAAACAATGGACTTGGGGTAACGGAGAATTTGGTAAAGCTTGGGATAGGAATTTAACAGATGAAGACGGACCTTATATTGAATTGATGTGTGGAGTTTACACAGATAATCAACCCGATTTCTCATGGATGCATCCCTATGAAGAAAAAAGCTTTAAGCAATATTTTATGCCTTACTACAATGTAGGTGTGGTTAAAAATGCGACCAAAGAGGCTTTGGTAAATCTTGAAATGGTGGATGGAAAGGCTCAAGTAAAAGTGTATGTAACGTCTACTTATAACAATTGCGTTATCACTTTAAGTGCCAACGGAAAGGTGTTGCACGAAGAAGTGTTAAATCTGTCTCCTGAAGTTGGTTTTGAAGAATTGATAGACATTGGTTCCAATACTTTTGATGATTTACAAATTTCAGTGAATGATAGTGCCGGTAAAGTTTTGGTGGCTTGGGAACCCGATAAGGATTTGTCAGATGAAATCCCTGAACCAGCCAAGGCGGCCAAAGATCCAAAAGATATTGAGACTATTGAAGGCTTGTATTTAAGAGGGCTCCATTTAGAGCAATACAGACATGCAACTTTTGTGGCCACAGACTATTATGAAGAGGCATTGAGACGTTCACCAAAAGATGTACGCATCAACAATGCTATGGGGCTTTGGTTTATGCGAAAAGGGCAATTGGAAAAATCAATTTCTTATTTCGATACAGCTATTGAGACCTTGACAAGTCATAATCCTAACCCTTATGACGGTGAGCCTTATTTTAACAAAGGAATGGCATTGAGTTATTTAGGTAAAAAAGAAGAGGCTTATGCTAGTTTCTTTAAAGCCTGTTGGAATGCACAATGGCAAGATGCGGGTTATTTCAACTTAGCCCAAATAGATTGCTCAAGAGGCGATTTAGAAAAAGCTATGGATTTGGTGGATAGAGCTTTAATTAAAAACTGGCACAACCATAAGGCAAGACATCTAAAAGTGATTTTACTCAGAAAAACTGGTAAAATTGAACAAGCTAAACAGTTAATCAAAGATTCTTTGACTATTGATAAATTCAATTTTGGAGTGCTTTACGAAAGGTATATTTTGTCTAATGCCCAAGAAGATTTAGAGGCATTCAAGACGATTATTAGAAATTATGCACACAATTATATTGAGTTTTCTTTAGACTATGCAATGGCGGGTCAATTTGATGAAGCTGTGGCTCTTTTAAAAGTACATACCGATGCCAATAATGAAGTGTACCCGATGGTGTACTATTTCATGGGATGGTATTTAGACCAAAAAGGCGATAATTCTAAAGCTTTGGAAGCTTACAAAAAGGCCTCGCAGATGCCGGATACTTATTGTTTCCCGAACAAAATAGAGGAAGTTAAGGCATTGGAATCTGCTTGTAAAGCGAACCCAACCGATGCTAAAGCATTCTACTATCTTGGGAATTTCTGGTATGCCAACAGGCAGTACGAGGAGGCGCAAGATTGCTGGGAAACTTCCGTGAAATTAGATGATAGTTTTGCTATAACCCATCGCAACTTGGCATTGCTATACTACAATAAAACCAATCAAAAAGAATTGGCAGTAACCCATTTAGAAAAAGCATTTGAGCTGGATAGTACCGATGCTAGATTGTTGATGGAGTTAGACCAATTATATAAAAAGATTAATGTACCTGTTGATAAGCGATTAGCATTATTAGAGGAGCATATTGACTTGACTAATTCTAGAGACGATTTGTACTTGGAGCGTATTGCGCTTTATAATTTGAAAGGTGATTTCGAGAAAGCGAAAGCGCTTATTGATAAACGTCAATTCCACCCGTGGGAAGGAGGTGAAGGCAAAGTGCCATTCCAATATTTAACAAGTAACATTGAGCTTGCTAAGCAGTATATTTCTATTAAGAATTACGAAGGCGCTATTGAGCTTTTAATACAGTCAAAAGATTACCCACACAATTTAGGAGAAGGTAAACTGCACGGCACTGTTGAGAATGACATCGATTATTGGTTAGGCTGTGCCTACGAAGGTTTAGGTAATGCTGAGCAAGCCAAAGCTTATTTTGAATTAGCTTCCGAAGGATTAAGTGACCCAAGCCCAGCAATTTTTTACAACGACCAACAGCCTGATAAAATTTTCTATCAAGGATTGGCATTGCAAAAATTAGGACGTAATGATGAAGCAAACAAGAGATTTGATAATTTGTTGAACTACGGACAAGAACATATTAATGATAATGTGAAACTGGACTATTTTGCCATATCCTTACCCGATTTATTGATTTGGGAAGAAGATTTGAATGTTATCAATAAAATCCATTGTAATTATATGATTGGCTTAGGGCAATTGGGCAAAGGTAACGATGCTGAGGCAACTGAAGCGTTCACTAAAGTTATTGATACTAATTTATCTCATATTCCAGCGCAGATTCATCAAGCGCTTGTTGGGGTGAAATCTTAA
- a CDS encoding arylsulfatase — MPFKALTQSTNPNIVIIYVDDLGYGDIGVNGAIGVETPHIDTLAKNGLNFTDAHCSASTCTPSRYSLLTGSYAFRNNAEILEGDAPLIINPNMGTLPKMLQKAGYKTGVVGKWHLGLGKGKINWNEKIPLGPEEVGFDYSFLIPATGDRVPCVFLENQKVVGLDPDDPITVSYGARIEGYPWGFQRPELLKQHTDPYHQGAIINGISRIGYMKGGKDALWVDENIPFVLTDKANAFINNNTNNPFFLYFALHDIHQPRIANIKFVESSTMGPRGDVIAQMDWCVGQITKALEKQGLLDNTLIVFTSDNGPILDDGYLDYARELVGDHKPGGGYRGSKYSAYEAGTRMPTVVHWPKEVKPGVSNALLSQVDLYASLASLVDQKVAKDDAVDSQNFMESWLGKSKKGRKFLLEESYTFGFRMDNWKYIKPKDKPVPNWIVQKFVDPGFRPEPQLFNLDEDPSESKNIASKYPKIVAKMEAELKEILEK, encoded by the coding sequence ATGCCTTTTAAGGCACTTACACAAAGCACCAACCCTAATATCGTCATCATTTATGTTGACGATTTAGGGTACGGCGATATTGGTGTCAATGGAGCCATTGGAGTAGAAACACCACATATTGATACACTTGCTAAAAACGGATTGAACTTTACAGATGCACATTGTTCGGCATCAACCTGTACACCATCAAGATATTCCTTATTAACGGGAAGCTATGCCTTTCGCAATAATGCTGAAATTTTAGAAGGTGATGCACCACTTATAATAAACCCTAATATGGGTACATTACCTAAAATGTTACAAAAAGCCGGTTACAAAACGGGTGTGGTTGGCAAATGGCATTTAGGTCTTGGTAAAGGGAAAATCAATTGGAATGAAAAAATTCCGTTAGGTCCCGAAGAAGTAGGATTCGATTATAGCTTTTTAATCCCAGCTACAGGCGATAGAGTACCTTGTGTATTTTTGGAAAATCAAAAAGTGGTTGGTTTAGACCCTGACGACCCAATAACAGTAAGCTATGGTGCAAGAATAGAAGGATACCCATGGGGTTTTCAGCGTCCTGAATTGCTAAAACAACATACAGACCCTTACCATCAGGGAGCTATCATTAATGGCATAAGCCGAATTGGATATATGAAAGGGGGTAAAGATGCCCTTTGGGTGGACGAGAACATCCCTTTTGTCCTAACCGATAAAGCCAATGCTTTCATTAATAATAATACGAACAATCCATTCTTTCTATATTTTGCTTTGCATGATATTCATCAACCACGTATTGCCAATATCAAATTTGTAGAAAGCAGTACCATGGGCCCCCGTGGCGATGTAATTGCTCAAATGGATTGGTGTGTTGGCCAAATTACCAAAGCACTTGAAAAGCAAGGTTTATTAGATAATACCTTAATTGTTTTTACAAGTGATAACGGTCCTATTCTGGATGATGGCTATTTAGATTATGCTAGAGAATTAGTTGGTGACCATAAACCAGGTGGAGGTTACCGGGGTAGCAAATACTCGGCTTATGAAGCAGGTACCCGTATGCCTACTGTGGTGCATTGGCCAAAAGAAGTAAAACCAGGTGTTAGTAATGCCTTATTGTCACAAGTGGACTTGTATGCCTCATTAGCGTCCTTGGTCGATCAAAAGGTTGCAAAAGATGATGCTGTTGATAGTCAAAACTTTATGGAGTCTTGGTTAGGGAAATCTAAGAAAGGCCGTAAATTTTTACTCGAAGAATCATACACCTTCGGTTTTAGAATGGATAATTGGAAATATATAAAACCTAAAGATAAACCTGTACCTAATTGGATTGTTCAAAAGTTTGTAGATCCCGGATTTAGACCAGAACCACAATTGTTCAATTTAGACGAAGATCCATCAGAATCTAAAAACATTGCCAGCAAATATCCCAAGATAGTTGCCAAAATGGAGGCCGAATTAAAAGAAATTCTGGAAAAATAA